In Tenacibaculum pacificus, a single window of DNA contains:
- a CDS encoding membrane or secreted protein: MKLIFLTIGLLALAFAGIAIKIWAKKDGEFAGTCASQNPVLNETGESCGFCGKTPDQFDSCNDTAHNKE, translated from the coding sequence ATGAAATTAATTTTTCTTACTATCGGTTTATTAGCATTAGCTTTTGCAGGAATCGCTATAAAAATTTGGGCTAAAAAAGATGGCGAATTTGCAGGTACTTGTGCTAGTCAAAATCCTGTTTTAAATGAAACTGGAGAATCTTGTGGTTTTTGTGGAAAAACTCCAGATCAATTTGATTCTTGTAACGATACAGCACACAACAAAGAATAA
- a CDS encoding Nramp family divalent metal transporter, translating into MKKSLSKILGPGLLFAGAAIGVSHLVQSTRAGADFGFGLLWALLIVTLFKYPFFQFGPRYAAATGETLLDGYKKLGKGVLICYYILNFATMFTIQAAVTIVTASLASNIFGFTDNLVIWSVIILSISILLLLIGKYKLLDNLMKYIILILTISTIIAVIVAIFSTEKGFNVQQILPSGTAQITFLIAFLGWMPAPLDVSIWHSLWSVEKSKTTFEQIKPKYAVFDFNVGYIATFFLGVCFVVLGALVMYQSGESFSNKGSVFASQLINLYTENLGDFSYLFIGIAAFTTMFSTTLTTLDASPRAMTKASNLLFPKKNRLNYSFWILFLTIGTFIILNYFLSDMGFLVKIATILSFLTAPFYAILNYLLITGKHTPEKNRPQLSLRILSITGIIFLIGFSLWFLINL; encoded by the coding sequence ATGAAAAAATCGCTATCAAAAATACTTGGTCCTGGATTGTTATTTGCTGGTGCTGCAATAGGTGTATCTCATTTAGTACAATCAACAAGAGCTGGTGCCGATTTTGGCTTCGGATTACTTTGGGCATTATTAATTGTAACACTATTTAAATATCCTTTCTTTCAATTTGGTCCTCGTTATGCTGCTGCTACAGGAGAAACACTACTTGATGGATACAAAAAATTAGGAAAAGGAGTATTAATATGTTATTATATTTTAAACTTTGCTACAATGTTTACCATTCAAGCAGCCGTTACAATAGTAACTGCTAGCTTAGCTTCTAATATTTTTGGATTTACAGATAATCTAGTTATTTGGTCTGTCATTATATTAAGTATCAGTATTCTTCTTCTTCTTATTGGAAAATATAAACTGCTAGATAATTTAATGAAATATATCATACTGATATTAACTATTAGTACTATTATAGCCGTAATAGTTGCAATATTTAGTACAGAAAAAGGCTTCAATGTTCAACAGATACTACCTAGTGGAACTGCTCAAATTACTTTTTTAATTGCTTTTTTAGGTTGGATGCCTGCTCCTTTAGACGTTTCTATTTGGCATTCATTATGGTCTGTTGAAAAAAGTAAAACCACTTTTGAACAAATAAAACCAAAATATGCTGTTTTTGATTTTAATGTTGGTTACATAGCAACCTTCTTTTTAGGCGTTTGTTTTGTCGTTCTTGGAGCGTTGGTTATGTATCAATCTGGAGAATCATTTTCTAATAAAGGAAGTGTTTTTGCTTCACAATTAATCAATTTATATACCGAAAATTTAGGTGATTTTTCTTATTTATTTATAGGAATCGCAGCATTTACAACGATGTTTAGTACCACGCTGACTACTTTAGATGCATCACCAAGAGCAATGACCAAAGCATCAAACTTATTATTTCCTAAAAAAAACAGACTAAATTATTCTTTTTGGATATTATTCCTAACTATTGGTACTTTTATTATTTTAAACTATTTTTTAAGTGATATGGGCTTTTTAGTTAAAATTGCGACTATTTTATCCTTTTTGACAGCGCCATTTTATGCTATTTTAAACTATCTACTGATTACAGGGAAACATACACCTGAAAAAAATAGACCCCAATTGTCTTTACGTATTTTAAGTATTACGGGAATTATTTTTTTAATCGGATTTAGTCTTTGGTTTTTAATCAATTTATAA
- the lipA gene encoding lipoyl synthase, producing MANESVLLPERVKKPKWLRVKLPVGKKYTDLRGLVDKYKLNTICTSGSCPNMGECWGEGTATFMILGNICTRSCGFCGVKTGRPETVEWDEPEKVARSIKLMEIKHAVLTSVDRDDLKDGGSIIWAETVNAVRRANPKTTLETLIPDFQGNEKLIDRIIEVAPEVVSHNMETVRRLTREVRIQAKYDRSLGVLKYLKDKGMRTKSGIMLGLGEKEEEVIQTMKDLRAVGLDIITIGQYLQPSKKHLPLKEFITPEQFKKYETLGLEMGFMYVESGPLVRSSYKAHKHAQ from the coding sequence ATGGCAAACGAATCAGTATTATTACCAGAAAGAGTAAAAAAACCAAAATGGTTACGTGTAAAATTACCTGTTGGAAAAAAATATACGGACTTAAGAGGTTTAGTAGACAAATATAAATTAAATACCATTTGTACAAGTGGAAGTTGCCCAAACATGGGAGAATGTTGGGGAGAAGGAACTGCTACTTTTATGATTTTAGGAAATATATGTACCCGTTCATGTGGATTTTGTGGTGTAAAAACAGGAAGACCAGAAACGGTTGAATGGGATGAACCAGAAAAAGTTGCACGTTCTATTAAATTAATGGAAATTAAACATGCTGTTTTAACATCGGTAGATAGAGATGATTTAAAAGACGGTGGTTCTATTATTTGGGCAGAAACAGTAAATGCTGTTCGTAGAGCTAATCCAAAAACGACATTAGAAACCTTAATTCCTGATTTTCAAGGAAACGAAAAGTTAATTGATAGAATTATAGAAGTTGCTCCTGAAGTAGTTTCTCATAATATGGAAACCGTTCGTAGATTAACTCGTGAAGTTCGTATTCAAGCTAAATATGACAGAAGTTTAGGTGTTTTAAAATATTTAAAAGACAAAGGAATGCGTACTAAATCAGGTATAATGCTAGGTTTAGGTGAAAAAGAAGAAGAAGTTATTCAAACTATGAAAGACTTACGTGCTGTTGGTTTAGATATTATTACTATTGGACAATATTTACAACCTAGTAAGAAACACTTACCTCTTAAAGAATTTATTACTCCTGAACAATTTAAAAAATACGAAACATTAGGCTTAGAAATGGGCTTTATGTATGTTGAAAGTGGTCCTTTAGTACGTTCTTCGTACAAAGCACATAAACATGCACAGTAA
- a CDS encoding ABC transporter permease, with protein MNFELFIAKRIIASKEHKSSISSPIIKIATIAIALGIAIMLIAVAIASGFQKKISDKMTGFKGHIQIVNYDTNNSDISTVPISKTQDFYPKFKTIDGIKNVQIFANIGGIIRTPTDFEAIVFKGVSSDYDFSFFKEYLVKGRLPNFKLDRNKEILISEAIADRLNFKLNDTIQTLFSATKSKLKYKMRKPIIVGIYNTGFAEFDKTMLIGDIREIRKINRWTADQIGGFEVLIDDFDELTQKGNEIYSNIGATLNSMTIVENYPLIFEWIKIFDNNVWFIIGIMILIAGINMITALLVLILERVQMVGILKALGSSNWSIQKIFLYNASYLILKGLFWGNLIGIMLLLIQKYFKVISLDPATYAIATVPVDISIFAITILSLGTLLLCFLMLIIPSYIITKIEPSKSIKFA; from the coding sequence TTGAATTTCGAATTATTTATCGCTAAACGAATTATTGCTAGTAAAGAGCATAAAAGCAGTATTTCATCACCTATTATTAAAATTGCAACTATTGCGATTGCTTTAGGTATCGCTATTATGTTGATTGCAGTTGCTATCGCTTCTGGTTTTCAAAAGAAAATTAGCGATAAAATGACAGGTTTTAAAGGTCATATACAAATTGTAAATTATGATACCAATAATTCAGATATTTCTACAGTACCAATAAGTAAAACACAAGATTTTTATCCGAAGTTTAAAACAATTGATGGAATTAAAAATGTACAAATTTTTGCTAATATCGGAGGAATAATAAGAACACCTACCGATTTTGAAGCCATTGTTTTTAAAGGAGTTTCTTCGGATTATGATTTTTCATTTTTTAAAGAATATTTAGTTAAAGGACGATTGCCTAATTTTAAATTAGATAGAAATAAAGAAATATTAATTTCTGAGGCTATTGCAGATAGGCTAAATTTTAAATTAAATGATACTATTCAAACTTTATTTAGTGCAACAAAAAGTAAGCTAAAATATAAAATGAGAAAACCTATTATTGTAGGTATTTATAACACAGGTTTTGCAGAGTTTGACAAAACAATGTTGATTGGTGACATTAGAGAAATACGTAAAATTAATAGATGGACTGCTGATCAAATTGGAGGATTTGAAGTGTTAATTGATGATTTTGATGAGTTAACTCAAAAAGGAAACGAAATTTATAGTAATATAGGAGCTACTTTAAATAGCATGACTATTGTTGAAAATTACCCATTAATTTTTGAATGGATTAAAATTTTTGACAATAACGTATGGTTTATTATCGGAATTATGATTCTAATAGCAGGAATTAATATGATAACTGCTTTGTTAGTCTTAATTTTAGAAAGAGTACAAATGGTTGGAATTTTAAAAGCTTTAGGAAGTAGTAATTGGAGTATTCAGAAAATATTTTTATACAATGCTTCTTATTTGATATTAAAAGGACTGTTCTGGGGAAATTTAATCGGAATCATGTTATTATTAATTCAAAAGTATTTTAAGGTGATTAGTTTAGATCCTGCAACATACGCAATAGCAACAGTACCTGTTGATATTAGTATTTTTGCAATTACAATATTAAGTTTAGGAACATTGTTATTATGTTTTTTAATGTTGATAATTCCATCGTATATTATTACAAAAATAGAGCCTTCAAAATCAATTAAATTTGCATAA
- a CDS encoding exo-beta-N-acetylmuramidase NamZ family protein, whose amino-acid sequence MKTYFNYFILFLACISFQFSSCAQQQKSTTEKVTTTIPLLLKTGADRTNLYLSKLKGKNIAILANQTSIVNIPQQNKVESHHLVDYLHNNKGINVQKVFAPEHGFRGKADAGETVIDGIDTKTQLPIISLYGKNKKPSQAQLKNIDVVIFDIQDVGARFYTYISSLHYVMEACAEANIPVIVLDRPNPNAHYIDGPVLNMTHKSFVGMHPVPVVYGMTIGEYGQMINGENWLKNNLKCDLTVIPLKNYTHNTAYHLPIKPSPNLPNAISINLYPSLCFFEGTTVSAGRGTNKQFQIYGAPYLNKTSFSFTPQPNEGAKYPKHKAQLCYGENLQKNDKLSALNLSWLIKSYQESSKKTFFNTFFTKLAGTKKLQLQIEQGLSEKEIKKSWEKDLSEFKKIRANYLLYK is encoded by the coding sequence ATGAAAACCTATTTTAATTACTTTATATTATTTTTAGCTTGTATTAGCTTTCAATTTTCTTCTTGTGCTCAGCAACAGAAATCAACAACTGAAAAAGTTACAACTACTATACCTCTTCTTTTAAAAACAGGTGCTGATAGAACCAATTTATACTTATCTAAATTAAAAGGTAAAAATATAGCTATTCTAGCAAATCAAACATCAATAGTAAATATTCCACAACAAAATAAAGTAGAATCACATCATTTAGTCGATTATTTACACAATAATAAAGGAATTAACGTACAAAAAGTATTTGCTCCAGAACACGGTTTTCGAGGGAAAGCTGATGCTGGTGAAACTGTAATTGATGGAATTGATACTAAAACACAATTACCAATTATTTCGTTATACGGAAAAAACAAAAAACCATCGCAAGCACAATTAAAAAACATCGATGTAGTTATTTTTGATATTCAAGATGTTGGCGCACGTTTCTACACTTATATTTCATCGTTACATTATGTTATGGAAGCTTGTGCAGAAGCAAATATTCCTGTAATTGTTTTAGATAGACCAAATCCTAATGCACATTATATTGATGGTCCTGTGTTAAATATGACACATAAAAGTTTTGTAGGAATGCATCCTGTACCCGTAGTTTACGGAATGACAATTGGCGAATATGGGCAAATGATAAACGGTGAAAACTGGTTAAAAAACAACCTAAAATGTGATTTAACTGTAATTCCTTTAAAAAATTATACACATAATACAGCATATCATTTACCTATAAAACCATCTCCGAACTTACCGAATGCTATTTCTATAAACCTATACCCTAGCCTTTGTTTTTTTGAAGGAACAACGGTTTCAGCAGGTAGAGGAACTAATAAACAGTTTCAAATTTATGGAGCTCCTTATTTAAATAAAACAAGTTTTAGCTTTACACCTCAACCTAATGAAGGAGCAAAATACCCGAAGCATAAAGCTCAATTATGTTATGGTGAAAACTTACAGAAAAACGATAAACTTTCAGCTTTAAACTTATCTTGGTTGATAAAATCATATCAAGAATCATCTAAAAAAACATTTTTCAATACATTTTTTACTAAACTAGCAGGAACGAAAAAATTACAACTTCAAATAGAACAAGGTTTATCTGAAAAAGAAATTAAAAAATCGTGGGAAAAAGATTTATCAGAATTTAAAAAAATTAGAGCAAATTATTTACTTTACAAATAA
- a CDS encoding class I SAM-dependent methyltransferase, producing MNNQTKKAKKPWPTKDAMEQVYEMKLWGDNNTAFYSGLGSHQSEIVKPYIKAVTSFLASFKKSLTICDLGCGDFNIGKNLVPYAKQYIAVDIVPKLITYNATKFKAPNLEFHSLDISEDILPIADCVIIRQVLQHLSNDEVKNVVAKLADFKYVILTEHLPNGEFTPNKDIISGQGIRIKKKSGLNLTVAPFNFKVKEEKELLSVILKDGKGVILTTLYTVF from the coding sequence ATGAATAATCAAACTAAAAAAGCAAAAAAACCTTGGCCTACAAAAGATGCTATGGAACAAGTATATGAAATGAAACTTTGGGGTGATAATAATACCGCTTTTTATTCGGGCTTAGGATCACATCAATCTGAAATTGTAAAACCATATATTAAAGCTGTAACTTCTTTTTTAGCCTCGTTTAAAAAATCGCTTACAATTTGCGATTTAGGTTGTGGTGATTTTAATATTGGTAAAAATTTAGTTCCTTATGCAAAGCAATATATAGCAGTTGATATTGTTCCTAAACTGATAACTTATAATGCTACAAAATTTAAAGCACCGAATTTAGAGTTTCATTCTTTAGATATTTCAGAAGATATTTTGCCAATTGCCGATTGTGTTATAATAAGGCAAGTATTACAGCATTTATCAAATGATGAGGTTAAAAATGTGGTCGCTAAATTGGCTGATTTTAAATATGTTATTTTAACAGAACATTTACCAAACGGAGAGTTTACACCGAATAAAGATATTATTTCAGGGCAAGGAATTAGGATAAAAAAGAAAAGCGGATTAAACCTAACAGTAGCTCCTTTTAACTTTAAAGTTAAAGAAGAAAAAGAACTACTATCTGTTATTTTAAAAGATGGTAAAGGTGTAATTTTAACGACACTTTATACTGTTTTTTAG
- a CDS encoding GNAT family N-acetyltransferase encodes MHKEFESERLLIRPTLKQDAELIYELMNTPKFIKYVGDRELNSIKDAEKYIEEKMLSQLNTHGYSTYSLIGKSDGRKVGTCGLYDRDGLEGIDIGFGLLPKYEGVGYAYESASILIKAAIHDFEIKEIKGITSKENISSQKLLEKLGLEMVGTKILPNESEELLLYKLKI; translated from the coding sequence ATGCACAAAGAATTTGAGTCAGAAAGATTATTGATAAGACCAACTTTAAAACAGGATGCTGAATTAATTTATGAATTAATGAATACTCCAAAGTTTATAAAATATGTAGGAGATAGAGAGCTTAATTCAATTAAAGACGCTGAAAAATATATTGAAGAAAAAATGCTCTCACAATTAAATACACATGGGTACTCGACTTATTCTTTAATAGGAAAGTCTGATGGTAGAAAAGTAGGGACGTGTGGGCTTTATGATAGAGATGGATTAGAAGGAATTGATATTGGATTTGGTCTTTTACCTAAATATGAAGGAGTAGGATATGCTTATGAATCGGCATCTATATTGATAAAAGCTGCTATACACGATTTTGAAATAAAAGAAATTAAGGGGATAACATCAAAAGAAAATATTTCTTCTCAGAAGCTTTTGGAAAAATTAGGATTAGAAATGGTAGGAACAAAAATATTACCAAACGAGAGTGAAGAATTATTACTTTACAAATTAAAAATATAA
- the pepE gene encoding dipeptidase PepE: MKKLIIASTSTIHGSGYLEYITPTLINFFENSDTILFIPYARPGGISYDEYTDVARKYFAKLDKKVKGIHEFKNPIKALREAKGIFTGGGNTFELVNQLYQNNIIDTLKNVVENGIPYLGTSAGSNICGVTMMNTNDMPIVYPPSFKTLEFIPFNINAHYLDPIEGSTHMGETRETRIKEYHVFNETSVLGLREGSWLEVKGNSILLEGTLSARLFQKDKEPLELSTKKEISTYFKV, translated from the coding sequence ATGAAAAAACTTATAATAGCAAGTACATCAACTATTCATGGAAGTGGATATTTAGAATATATAACACCAACACTTATTAATTTTTTTGAAAATTCAGATACTATTTTATTTATTCCGTATGCAAGACCAGGCGGAATTAGTTATGATGAATACACTGATGTTGCTAGGAAATATTTTGCAAAGCTCGATAAAAAAGTAAAAGGAATTCATGAGTTTAAAAATCCTATAAAAGCTTTACGAGAAGCTAAAGGTATTTTTACAGGTGGCGGAAATACTTTTGAATTAGTCAATCAATTATATCAGAATAATATAATAGACACTTTAAAAAATGTTGTAGAAAATGGAATTCCGTATTTAGGAACTAGTGCAGGAAGTAATATTTGTGGAGTTACTATGATGAATACAAATGATATGCCTATTGTGTATCCACCAAGTTTTAAAACCTTAGAATTTATTCCTTTTAATATCAATGCACATTATTTAGATCCGATTGAAGGTTCTACACATATGGGAGAAACTCGTGAAACGAGAATAAAAGAATATCATGTATTTAACGAAACTTCTGTTTTAGGATTAAGAGAAGGAAGCTGGTTAGAAGTAAAAGGAAATTCAATTCTTTTAGAAGGAACTTTATCAGCTCGTTTATTTCAAAAAGATAAAGAGCCTTTAGAATTATCAACAAAAAAAGAGATAAGTACTTATTTTAAAGTATAA
- a CDS encoding peptidase associated/transthyretin-like domain-containing protein, translating into MRKLLLFLFSITSLISIAQNNPKIVSGYIYLDSLKIQDVHIINPKLDIGSVSDEKGRFEILALKGDILIISHLNFEYKEHLITDENLKEKAIIIHLDSKTYLLEEVILKKKKGIFDVDKDILLHNLPIVNAKTLNLPYANSKKPKNEKTVTFKSGVSVSLGGLIGALNGSYKQKKKLENLQKTDNKLLKIRKHFTDSFFVHQLKIKKEHINPFLEHCISKGIINLYHKEKLLELTTVLLNNSKNSPYLLDKEKTTVVGIQK; encoded by the coding sequence ATGAGGAAGTTATTATTATTTTTATTCAGTATTACATCACTTATTAGTATCGCTCAAAATAATCCTAAAATTGTTTCAGGATATATTTATTTAGATAGTTTAAAAATTCAGGATGTTCATATTATAAATCCAAAGTTAGATATCGGTTCAGTTTCTGATGAAAAAGGACGTTTTGAAATTCTTGCTTTAAAAGGAGATATTTTAATTATTTCTCATCTAAATTTTGAATATAAAGAACATTTAATTACTGATGAAAATTTAAAAGAAAAAGCGATTATTATTCATTTAGATAGTAAAACATATCTACTTGAAGAAGTTATACTTAAAAAAAAGAAAGGTATTTTTGATGTTGATAAAGATATACTATTACATAATTTACCAATTGTAAACGCTAAAACATTAAATTTACCGTATGCAAATAGTAAAAAACCTAAGAATGAAAAAACAGTTACATTCAAATCGGGTGTTTCTGTTAGTTTAGGAGGACTTATAGGAGCTTTAAATGGAAGTTATAAACAGAAAAAAAAGCTAGAAAATTTACAAAAAACAGATAATAAACTACTAAAAATAAGAAAACACTTTACTGATAGTTTTTTTGTACATCAATTAAAAATTAAAAAAGAACATATTAATCCATTTTTAGAACATTGTATTTCAAAAGGAATTATTAATTTATATCATAAAGAAAAACTATTAGAACTAACCACTGTTTTGTTAAATAATAGTAAAAATTCACCATATCTTTTAGACAAAGAAAAAACTACTGTTGTAGGAATTCAAAAATAA
- a CDS encoding carboxypeptidase-like regulatory domain-containing protein: MKKQLLLFFLVFGVITISVSQEHQKFLYANVKDNIGSVYNAHVINLTTKQGTFTNENGEFRILAKKNDSLKISFVGYKSTIIIVASNHFGMQKNTFKLVKTTYELSEVNIKKHNLSGFLSTDSKNIKTTNQINATTLNLPYAGSKQLTPAERTLQTAMGGSNAFTFGLLNKISLDYIVNKASGRIKKLKKLKAIETLEVKVNKIKNNYSSAIVQEYHIKKSDIYKFIYYCTSDEKFEETYNSGEINIILFLKKKAEVFKKLNLNDYK; the protein is encoded by the coding sequence ATGAAAAAACAACTGCTTTTATTTTTTTTAGTTTTTGGAGTAATTACAATAAGTGTTTCCCAAGAACATCAAAAATTTTTATACGCAAATGTTAAAGATAATATTGGTAGTGTATATAATGCACACGTAATTAACTTAACTACAAAACAAGGAACTTTTACCAATGAAAACGGTGAATTTAGAATTTTAGCTAAAAAAAATGACTCCTTAAAAATATCTTTTGTTGGCTATAAATCAACAATTATTATTGTAGCATCAAATCACTTCGGAATGCAAAAAAACACGTTTAAGTTAGTTAAAACAACCTATGAATTATCCGAAGTAAATATTAAAAAACATAATTTATCAGGCTTTTTATCTACTGATAGTAAAAATATAAAAACCACAAATCAAATTAATGCGACAACATTAAATTTACCATACGCAGGCTCTAAACAACTAACACCTGCCGAAAGAACACTACAAACGGCTATGGGAGGAAGTAATGCTTTTACGTTTGGTCTTCTAAATAAAATCTCCTTAGATTATATTGTAAATAAAGCTTCTGGCAGAATAAAAAAGCTTAAAAAACTAAAAGCAATTGAAACCTTAGAAGTAAAAGTTAATAAAATAAAAAATAATTATTCATCGGCTATTGTACAAGAATATCACATAAAAAAATCAGATATTTATAAGTTTATTTATTATTGTACTTCGGATGAAAAATTTGAAGAAACTTATAATTCAGGAGAAATAAATATCATTTTGTTTTTAAAAAAGAAAGCAGAAGTATTTAAAAAGTTAAACTTAAACGATTATAAATAG
- a CDS encoding M1 family metallopeptidase has protein sequence MRKYSTLLFSALFISASIFAQETIKKEPQKGHIDQNRFRQLKNVLATPNDQHTASGAPGHQYTQQKVDYVMDLRLDEASNKLYGNEVITYHNNSKDKLEYLWVQLDQNMRAPDSKSPLIESKGASGFQTPQKFISENLDKPKNFGFKIEEVKNSNGNDLSYTINSTMMRINLPKALASGDVFKFKIKWNYLINNSVEDGGRSGFELFPDGNKNYTIAQFFPRLAVYDNVEGWQNMQFFGRSEWALEFGDYDVKLTVPADHILDATGELQNEKDVLTKEQRKRFEKARTSYKNPVFIVTQEEAEANEKQSTTKTKTWHFKANNVRDYAFASSRKYIWDAMAVNVNGKNIMAISLYPKEGNPLWEEHSTRVVANTLEEYSKMTFDYPYSKAISVHAKDQGMEYPMICFNYGRPNADGTYSDRVKNGMIGVITREVGHNFFPMIVNSDERQWTWMDEGLNSFVEILAELDYDPSFNTGNLPKDIVRYMSLDQEKLSPIMSHGDYVKNFGPNAYTKPAAGLYMLRQTIMGPELFDYAFRTYAKRWMFKHPTPADFFRTMEDASGMDLDWFWRGWFYSTDYSDIGVKEVKTLYITDKQNDRVKGLIKTNPRAKAYFESLGELIFLTDKKEDANTSKINNYINSLPVNQKANLKALPKYMYQVEFEKIGGLPMPIIIELTYADGTKKRETFPAQIWMKNDQKVYRVFSSDKEIKSFVVDPDLETADIDTTNNSWPKKTANKFDNFKNKN, from the coding sequence ATGAGAAAGTATTCTACACTACTATTTTCGGCACTTTTTATTTCTGCATCAATATTTGCACAAGAAACAATTAAAAAGGAGCCTCAAAAAGGTCACATTGATCAAAACAGATTTCGTCAATTAAAAAATGTACTTGCTACACCAAACGATCAACATACGGCATCGGGTGCACCTGGTCATCAATATACGCAACAAAAAGTTGATTATGTGATGGATTTACGTTTAGATGAAGCTTCTAACAAATTATATGGTAATGAGGTAATTACCTATCATAATAATTCTAAAGATAAATTAGAGTATTTATGGGTACAATTAGATCAGAATATGCGTGCACCTGATTCTAAAAGTCCACTTATAGAATCTAAAGGAGCTAGCGGTTTTCAAACTCCTCAAAAATTTATTTCAGAGAATTTAGACAAACCAAAAAATTTTGGTTTTAAAATAGAAGAAGTAAAAAATTCAAATGGTAATGATTTATCATACACAATTAATAGCACAATGATGCGTATTAATTTACCTAAGGCATTAGCTTCTGGAGATGTTTTCAAATTTAAAATAAAATGGAATTATTTAATTAATAATTCTGTAGAAGATGGTGGTCGTTCTGGTTTTGAATTATTTCCTGATGGAAACAAAAACTATACTATTGCTCAATTTTTCCCTCGTTTAGCTGTTTATGATAACGTAGAGGGTTGGCAAAATATGCAATTTTTTGGAAGAAGTGAATGGGCTTTAGAATTTGGTGATTACGATGTTAAATTAACTGTACCTGCCGATCATATTTTAGATGCTACTGGTGAACTACAAAATGAAAAAGATGTTTTAACAAAAGAACAACGTAAGCGTTTTGAAAAAGCAAGAACATCTTACAAAAACCCTGTTTTTATTGTTACTCAAGAAGAAGCTGAAGCTAACGAAAAACAAAGTACTACAAAAACTAAAACATGGCACTTTAAAGCAAATAACGTTCGTGATTATGCATTTGCTTCTTCTAGAAAATATATCTGGGATGCCATGGCTGTAAATGTAAACGGAAAAAATATTATGGCTATTTCTTTATATCCTAAAGAAGGAAATCCATTATGGGAAGAGCACTCTACAAGAGTTGTTGCCAATACTTTAGAAGAATATTCTAAAATGACTTTTGATTATCCTTATTCTAAAGCAATTTCTGTTCATGCAAAAGATCAAGGAATGGAATATCCTATGATTTGTTTTAACTACGGACGTCCTAATGCTGATGGTACTTATTCTGATAGAGTTAAAAACGGAATGATTGGTGTAATTACTCGTGAAGTTGGGCATAATTTCTTTCCTATGATTGTAAATTCTGATGAGCGTCAATGGACTTGGATGGATGAAGGTTTAAATTCTTTTGTTGAAATTTTAGCAGAATTAGATTACGATCCTAGTTTTAATACAGGTAATTTACCAAAAGATATTGTACGTTATATGAGTTTAGATCAAGAAAAACTAAGCCCTATCATGTCACATGGTGATTACGTGAAAAACTTTGGACCAAATGCTTATACAAAACCAGCTGCTGGTTTATATATGTTACGTCAAACTATTATGGGTCCTGAATTATTCGATTATGCTTTTAGAACTTACGCTAAAAGATGGATGTTTAAACACCCTACTCCTGCTGATTTCTTTAGAACAATGGAAGATGCTTCTGGTATGGATTTAGACTGGTTTTGGAGAGGTTGGTTCTACTCTACTGATTATTCTGATATTGGAGTTAAAGAAGTAAAAACGCTTTACATAACAGACAAACAAAATGATAGAGTAAAAGGATTAATAAAAACGAATCCACGTGCAAAGGCTTATTTTGAATCGTTAGGTGAGTTAATCTTTTTAACTGATAAAAAAGAAGATGCTAATACTAGTAAAATTAATAATTATATTAATTCTTTACCTGTAAATCAAAAAGCAAATTTAAAAGCATTACCTAAATATATGTATCAAGTTGAATTTGAAAAAATAGGAGGCTTACCAATGCCAATTATTATTGAATTAACATATGCAGATGGTACTAAAAAACGTGAAACATTTCCTGCTCAAATTTGGATGAAAAATGATCAAAAAGTTTACAGAGTTTTTTCTTCGGATAAAGAAATAAAAAGCTTCGTAGTTGATCCTGATTTAGAAACTGCAGATATTGATACTACAAATAACAGTTGGCCTAAGAAAACAGCCAACAAATTTGATAACTTTAAAAATAAAAATTAA